The following are encoded together in the Rhizoctonia solani chromosome 10, complete sequence genome:
- a CDS encoding Retrotransposon-derived protein PEG10: MEPEPTLSALLEAISALSNQVGSLQDQVKSQGKQITQLVALCRETNNLVGNKDQGRAQTQPGPLTGPVTPPTQTGGEAHSPATVRPGLKAPFCPSRGTGFGSEDKEEPRLPKKEPTGTPRRHLGSLTPFDAGSSVKRPKMDLPDPYKGDTRGRKATQWLDRMMLWVALHRDQFDEEEQMVVWILYHMTDKAANWALPIIGAIIKGKGNPPTTVPALTAKFKEAFANPDAKRAAARKIAALTQTTTTSEYVTEFRNLIAELDWNKEAYIAQFTRGLHWKVKELLSTKDNIPDKLEAIFAASIKINNTQRENKENRPKKAPTKSLVTTTTSTTTRVRLSEDPNYVTLEERDCCRASGLCVKCGQKGHGIKQCPNGWKAMIKEVVKAAEDVKLGKD, encoded by the coding sequence atggaaccagagccaacccttagcgctctccttgaggctatctcAGCCCTCTCcaaccaagttgggtccctccaggaccaagtcaagtcaCAAGGCAAACAGATTACTCAGCTTGTTGCCCTATGCAgggaaaccaacaaccttgttggcaacaaggaccagggcaGAGCCCAAActcagcctggcccattgactgggcctgtcacccctcctacccagacaggaggagaagcccacTCTCCAgcaacggttaggcctggactcaaggctcCCTTCTGTCCATCAAGGGGTACAGGTTTTGGCTCAGAAGACAAGGAGGAACCAAGactccccaaaaaggagcctacaggaacgcctagaaggcacttggggtccctcaccccctttgatgcagggtccagcgtaaaaaggcccaagatggatctCCCAGACCCTTACAAGGGTGATACAAGGGGACGTAAGGCCACACAATGGCTTGACAGGATGATGCTTTGGGTTGCCCTCCACAGGGATCAGTttgatgaggaagagcagatggtggtatggatcctataccacatgacagacaaggctgccaactgggccctccccatcattggagcaattatcaagggcaagggaaacccTCCTACCACtgtcccggccttaacggccaaattcaaggaggcatttgccaacccagatgccaagagggccgcagccaggaaaattgctgcgctcactcagacaaccactaCGTCTGAGTATGTCACAGAATTCCGCAACCTTATTGCGgaactagactggaacaaggaggcgtacattgcccagttcacgcgcggtcttcactggaaggtcaaggagctCCTGTCCACAAAGGACAACATCCCTGACAAATTGGAGGCTATATTTGCTGCCTCCATTAAGATCAACAATACCCAacgggaaaacaaggagaaccgcccaaaaAAGGCACCAACTAAATCCCTggtcaccaccaccacttccaccaccacaagggtccgcctatcagaAGACCCTAACTACGTCAccctggaggaaagggattgTTGCCGCGCCTCAGGGTTATGCGTCAAATGCGGCCAAAAGGGTCATGGGATCAAACAATGTCCCAACGGATGGAAGGCCATGATCAAGGAAGTGGTCAAGGCTGCTGAGGATGTcaagttgggaaaagattga
- a CDS encoding Retrotransposable element Tf2 protein: protein MTWLTWEAPLINGQEGLVTFLEQIQIASEEEADQDPLANLPTQYHKFAKVFGKEEFKVLPPHREYDIAIDLVPDAKLSPSPIYSMTDTETRALKQHIDEELATGKIRPSTLSTGAPVMFVKKADGSLRLVVDYCKLNEVTHKNIYPLPRQDDLMAKLRHAKIFTKLDLRWGYNNVQIKEGNKWKTAFRTKYGLFEYLVMPFGLTNAPAAFQHFMNDLFRDLINVTVVVVHHCKEVVTVVIYLDDILIFSENPEDHPTHVREVLSWLMKNQLFCKLSKCHFHVTTVDYLGIVISPAGFSMDKKKIKAVTSWLQPKTVKQVQAFLGFVNYLCRFIPNFSSVAQPLHNLTKKETPWSWGYLEEMAFQKLKTLVTQALVLIHSNPDLPYYLETDASGVAMGAILSQQGKDNCLHPVAYMSKSFSGAEANCHNLLTYTIRIAQFFYYF, encoded by the exons atgacttggttgACATGGGAAGCACCCCTCATCAATGGGCAAGAGGGATTAGTCACATTCCTGGAACAAATCCAAATTGCATCAGAAGAGGAGGCAGACCAAGATCCCCTGGCCAACTTACCTACCCAgtaccacaagtttgcaaaagtctttggcaaagaagagttcaaggtcctccctccacatagggagtatgacattgctattgacctagttccagatgccaaactctccccCAGTCCTATATACAGCATGACAGACACAGAAACTAGAGCtttgaaacaacacattgatgaagagctagcaacaggcaagatccgccccagcactttGTCAACaggcgccccagtcatgtttgtaaaaaaggcagatgggtCCCTTAGattggttgtggattattgTAAACTCAATGAGGTCACCCATAAGAACATCTACCCCTTACCAAGgcaagatgacctcatggccaagcTTAGGCATGCCAAGATTTTTACAAAGTTGGATttacgctggggttacaataacgtacagatcaaggaaggcaacaaatggaaaacagcttttagaaccaaatatgggctattTGAGTACCTAGTAATGCCCTTTGGACTTACCAATGCACCAGCCGctttccagcacttcatgaatgacctgttcagggatctAATCAATGTAACAGTGgttgtcgtacaccactgtaag gaggttgtaacagtgGTAATCTACCTGGATGATATCCTTATTTTCTCAGAAAATCCTGAAGATCACCCAACCCACGTCAGAGAAGTACTGTCTTGGCtcatgaagaaccagttgttctgcaaactgTCAAAGTGCCATTTTCACGTGACAACAGTAGactaccttggcattgtcatttCACCTGctggcttctccatggacaaAAAGAAAATCAAGGCAGTAACGTCATGGCTGCaacccaaaacagtcaagcaggtccaggcattcctaggttttgtcaactacctttgccggttcatccccaatttcagctccgTTGCACAACCGTTGCACaatctcacaaaaaaggaaaccccttggtcatggggctaCCTAGAGGAAATGGCCTTCCAGAAGCTAAAAACCCTTGTTACCCAGGCACTGGTATTAATCCACTCCAATCCTGACCTTCCGTACTACCTGGAGACAGATGCATCAGGAGTAGCAATGGGAGCCATCTTGAGCCAACAAGGAAAAGATAACTGTCTCCACCCAGTTGCAtacatgtccaaatccttctcCGGTGCTGAAGCCAactgtcataacctcctaacatataccattagaatcgcacaatttttctattatttctag
- a CDS encoding Retrotransposable element Tf2 protein, with protein MQPRRVFGTLPQLDNPEHDHVMELTSPMQGMEQGHQEGVGITPSKQADQPDMESFQLATARILDPRHENPGNNTPLKDPATREKDTPLALPGYTALTPPHLPTITSRTPTCSSSRASSHAGRSYPPTHTMATRSRPASRTRSPIDQGELGSQLLAAPYVEIGEVSLKQITSLLLGLLGQVEHLERKVEEVQEAGVEARTNLENISQAVDTVKDGLRSLQLHGPRTLEDTKPLAVEATPRPLSKIDPIGSTSWVSFWPEPSKGLPTFAQPTPVQAVPLQVPSPPPSLRLQSPIGTTAPPPPAPVTAYPAPVKVDHPNAYTGKIGSKAKQWLTWMLAWTRLNLQMFPTNQEVLSFLLMNMKDTAGAWAHPHLDQLGSHRAIIQTVKGFKLEFLAAFVRHMRGLHYKVQDLGNGTGLEQRGPLRPVCPWPPLGELQNAALVINNALRKERASHLPKDNKSSRPSNPARGTSTGQTSTGSKGLSDNPNFVLEEEQNRRCAAGACIKCGKMGHKFAECRMGWKATPIEDKGKAKETAKIGKDSKYQLGKEISPLFTILIKPEKQAEYLEVLIDSGATLSFLHPCTAKALRLPLIDLPSPRTVTMLDGLSPQAGKIWKKANLTFSFNGKCMTKTFLICNTGSHAAILGLKWLDAHNPEIDWNQRTLSFPHAPPEHVAIAEEEEANQNPLEGVPPKYHQYAKVFGEEEFNKLPLHRHYDIGIELTEEGPLNSPLYSMTDTESTTLKDWLRDELKAGKIRPSKSSISSPVMFVPKKDGSCRLVVDYCRLNNRTKKNVYPLPCPDNLMAQLRGAKVFTKLDLRWGYNNYGLYKSLVMTFSLTNAPAAFQHFMNKLFKDLLDVCIIIYLDDILIYSKDDALHTQHVHEVLRQLMENQLFCKASKCTFHVTSVEYLGIIVSDKGFSLDKLKIQAVQDWPVPTKVKEVQLFLGFANFLCCFVANFSHMARPLHNLVKKDTPWKWDTREQEAFQGLKNAITNALVLCHADPSKPYFLETDTSGAALGSILSQRQEDGCLHPLGFLLESFKGAKQNYDTHDKELLAIIRSFKYWRIFLEGTPQPITVFTDHHNLEYWKESRTFNCCHAQWHLLLAGYNFQIIYCPGKQSGKPDALSRRADHADIPPADQTMLPDPVFANIALVTPKKELQCQIKASLDQDESLEEILQFLQNESKAPPSIKRAFKDYEMEAGLLFYQGRIVVPDVGTLRTDLLRIFHNSPLAGHPGRQRTLELVSRTYYWPGIRANTYWHVDSCEICQRIWKPKYASIPPQPLELPSRPWQHVSYNMIVDLPKDGNCDSILVIVDSFTKYVILVECSKKLKAPELADLFLRHVWKRYGMPEKTISDCGRVFNNKFLKALYQRLGIDPHFSLAYHPQSDRQIERVNPTVEHFLQAYSGVNQKDWVKWLPMAEFAYNNAVHSSTGKSPFKALYGWEPSLTPSNVPTDVPEADNLATQMEEQWREIEAALWQSKTRMVAGEVGEPIEFKIGEEAWLDAKNVKLKTLSPKLTKQRLGPFKVTKKISNRAYRLELPPTMRIHNVFYMGLLSKVKRDKKRNFENRPPPVTMDGEEEYKVEGITDMEERNGKWFFRVKWKGYRSEENTWEPRENLKNAKKILEKFEKEMKRKALGVAKALRGGAVL; from the exons ATGCAACCTAGGCGTGTATTTGGGACTTTGCCCCAATTGGATAACCCTGAACATGATCATGTCATGGAGCTGACATCTCCTATGCAAGGCATGGAACAGGGACATCAGGAAGGAGTAGGAATTACCCCTTCTAAACAGGCTGACCAACCAGATATGGAATCATTCCAACTTGCCACAGCCAGGATCCTAGACCCTAGGCATGAGAATCCAGGGAATAACACACCCTTGAAGGACCCTGCCACCAGGGAAAAGGACACCCCTTTG gcactacctggctacacagccctcactccccctcacttgcccaccattacctcgcgCACTCCCACTTGCTCCTCTTCCCGTGCTTCctctcacgctggccgctcctacccgccaacacataccatggcaacccgttcccggccaGCCTCTcgaacccgctccccaatTGATCAAGGGGAGCTGGGATCCCAACTTTTGGCAGCCCCCTATGTTGAAAtaggggaagtctccctcaagCAAATTAcaagcctcctccttggcctccttggccaagttgagcacCTTGAACGGAAAGTGGAAGAAGTCCAAGAAGCAGGGGTCGAGGCCCGCACCaaccttgagaacatctctcaagccgttgatactgtcaaggatgggcttagaagcctccaactccatggGCCCCGGACCCTGGAAGACACAAAACCCCTGgctgtggaagcaacgccacgtcCCTTATCAAAAATTGACCCTATTGGATCGACTAGTTGGGTCTCATTCTGGCCTGAACCATCTAAAGGGCTCCccacctttgcccaacccactcctgtccaagcagtgcccctgcaagtcccatctccccctccatctctgcgtctccaatccccgatTGGGACaactgcccctccacctccggctccagtcaCCGCCTATCCTGCACcagtcaaggttgaccaccccaacgcctacacaggcaaaatagggagcaaagcaaagcagtggttgacttggatgttagcctggacccgcctcaaCTTGCAAATGTTCCCCACCAACCAAGAGGTTCTatccttcctcttgatgaacatgaaggacaccgctggggcctgggcccaccctcaccttgaccagcttggctCACACCGGGCCATCATTCAAACAGTCAAAGGTTTCAAAttggagttcttggctgcatttg tccggcacatgcgcggactacattacaaagttcaggaccttggcaatggaactggactggaacaacgcggcCCTttgaggccagtttgcccgtggcctccattgggag agctgcaaaatgcagcacttgtcatcaataacgccctccgcaaggagcgtgctagccatctGCCAAaggataataagtctagcagaccatctaaccccgcaagggggacaagtaccggccagaCAAGCACCGGTTCTAAGGGACTTTCCGACAACCcaaactttgtgttggaagaagaacaaaaccgCCGCTGCgccgccggcgcttgcatcaagtgcggtaaaatgggccacaagtttgcggaatgccgcatgggctggaaggctacccctattgaggacaaggggaaagccaaggaaaccgccaaaattggcaaagactccaagtaccaattgggaaaaga aatctcccccctGTTTACAATTTTGATTAAACCAGAGAAGCAAGCGGAatacttagaagtcctgatagattcaggcgccacattgtCATTCCTTCACCCCTGTACCGCCAAGGCATTACGCCTTCCACTCATAGACCTCCCTTCTCCCCGCACCGtgactatgcttgatgggttgagcccccaggctggcaaaatttggaagaaggctaacctaaccttctccttcaaTGGCAAAtgtatgaccaagaccttcttgatctgcaacacagggtcccacgctgccatcttgggattgaaatggttggatgcccataatccagagattgattggaatcaacgcaccctctcctttccccacgCACCACCGGaacatgtagccattgctgaggaggaggaagccaatcagaacccccttgaaggagtcccTCCCAagtaccaccaatacgccaaggtatttggggaggaggaattcaacaagcttcccctgcaccggcattatgacattgggattgaactgaCAGAAGAAGGTCCCTTGAACTCTCCGctatatagcatgactgacacCGAATCCACCACGCTcaaagattggctcagggatgaactcaaggcaggcaagatccgccccagtaaatcttctatcagctcccctgtaatgtttgtacccaaaaaggacgGGTCCTGCCGTCTAGTTGTTGATTATTGCCGCCTTAACAACCGCACCAaaaagaacgtctacccgcttccttgcccagacaacctcatggcccagctccgtggcgccaaggtcttcaccaagctgGACTTAcgttggggttacaacaat TACGGcctctacaaatccctggttatgacctttAGTTTAACAAACGCACCTGCCGCTTTCcagcattttatgaacaagctattcaaggatttactggatgtatgcatcattatctaccttgatgatatcctgatatactccaaggatgacgcattgCATacacaacacgttcatgaggttCTGAGGCAACTAATGGAAaatcaactgttctgcaaggcatccaagtgcacgttccacgtcacctctgtggaatacctagggatcattgtctcagataagggttttagcctggataagctcaaaatccaggcggtacaagaTTGGCCGGTACCTActaaggttaaagaagtccaattgtttctgggatttgccaacttcctttgttgttttgttgccaactttagccacatggctaggccgttACATAACCTAGTAAAGAAGGACACACCATGGAAGTGGGACACcagggaacaagaagccttccaagggTTAAAAaatgccatcaccaacgccctgGTCCTTTGTCACGCCGACCCCTCCAAACCTTATTTCTTGGAAACAGACACCTCTGGTGCAGCCTTGggatccatactcagccaacgccaagaagaCGGCTGCCTGCACCCGTTAGGTTTCTTATTGGAGTCATTCAAGGGGGCCAAGCAAAACTATGACACGCACGACAAGGAGCTTCTAGccatcatccgctccttcaagtactggcgcatcttcctggaaggaacaccACAACCAATCACTGTGTTCACGGACCATCataacctggaatattggaaagaatcccgGACATTCAATTGttgccatgcacaatggcacctgcTACTAGCCGGGTACAATTTCCAGATAATCTActgcccagggaaacagtcaggaaaacctGATGCCCTCTCACGACGTGCTGATCATGCTGACATTCCACCTGCGgatcaaaccatgctcccagaccccgtatttgccaacattgCCCTAGTaactcccaaaaaagagctacAATGCCAGATCAAGGCTTCTCTAGACCAGGATGAATCCTTGGAAGAAATCTTACAGTTCCTACAAaatgagtccaaggcaccaccctccattaaacgcgcattcaaggattatgaaatggaggctggCCTATTGTTTTACCAAGGACGGATTGTAGTACCGGACGTAGGAACCTTGAGGACGGATTTGCTCAGAATCTTCCACAATAGCCCATTGGCGGGCCATCCAGGCAGACAGAGGACTCTAGAGTTAGTCTCCAGGacttactactggcctggcatccgtgccaacacatactggcacgtcgACTCATGTGAAATCTGCCAACGGATTtggaaacccaagtacgcgtcaatcccacctcagcctctagaactcccatcacgcccgtggcaacatgtgtcatacaacatgatagtagacctgcccaAGGACGGGAATTGTGACtctatcctggtcattgtggatagttttACCAAATACGTGATCCTAgtagaatgttccaagaagctcaaagccccggAGTTAGCAGATCTATTCCTACGTcatgtatggaaacgctacggcatgcctgagaagacaaTATCAGACTGTGGACGGGTttttaataacaaattcctgaaggccctgtaccaacgcctgggaatagacccccacttctctttggcctaccatcctcaaagcGACAGGCAAATAGAACGTGTGAATCCCACGGTTGAACACTTTTTACAGGCAtactcaggggtaaaccagaaagactgggtcaagtggttaccaatggcagaatttgcctacaacaacgcagtacacagttcaacaggcaaatccccctttaaggcactatacggctgggaaccttccttgactccaagtaatgtcccaacagacgtccCCGAGGCAGACAATCTAGCAACTCAGATGGAAgaacaatggcgggaaatagaggcagcactctggcaatcaaagacacgcatggtgGCCGGAGAAGTAGGAGAACCAATTGAGTTCAAAATTGGGGAGgaagcctggctagacgccaaaaacgtgaagCTGAAGACCCTTAGTCCAAAGCTAAccaaacaacgcctaggccccttcaaagtaaccaagaaaatctccaacagagcataccgcctggaactcccgcccacaatgagaatccacaacgtTTTCTACATGGGTCttctgtcaaaagtcaaaagggacaaaaagcgcaactttgagaaccggCCACCACCTGTCACCatggatggagaagaagaatacaaagttgaagggatcacagacatggaagaaaggaacgggaagtggttttttagggtaaaatggaaaggctacaGATCAGaagagaatacctgggaaccaagggagaacctcaaaaacgccaaaaaaatcctagaaaaatttgaaaaggaaatgaaaaggaaggcccttggcgttgccaaggcccttagagggggggcagtgttgtag
- a CDS encoding Vegetative incompatibility protein HET-E-1: protein MPAIRTETRISKATGDATSYHLDRSSEHRTKFPWSQDNLDQWAPPDPSMGWDMGNDQTPITNIYEWHKVITRCDSFQQSKAYAKLLDPSATLDYIPMGQQWKCYWIGRTLCCPIRGYLRWVGSEPPKQPKLMQSTKFFVCRGNVGASVEDVVRAPVLKHTRKLAEWHLDIEEIDPEWWIPISTVREWLAAEIENWKNKLPSGLGGYVDNLTPEDVYYMILERKMSIEDLHDWLKQWAMQAAQNDLSRSISNLAIHEPSDEGGHESDLESNKAMNKWNPLDYADGMW, encoded by the coding sequence ATGCCTGCCATTAGAACAGAGACCAGGATCTCCAAGGCCACTGGAGATGCCACCTCTTACCACCTTGACAGATCCAGTGAGCACAGGACCAAGTTCCCTTGGTCCCAGGACAACCTGGATCAATGGGCACCCCCAGATCCATCCATGGGCTGGGACATGGGGAATGATCAAACCCCTATCACCAACATCTATGAATGGCATAAGGTCATCACAAGAtgtgactccttccaacaatccaaggcttatgccaaactacttgatccctcagcaacccttgattacataccaatgggTCAACAATGGAAGTGCTACTGGATTGGAAGAACCCTATGCTGTCCAATCAGGGGATACCTCCGCTGGGTTGGCAGTGAGCcaccaaaacaacccaaactaaTGCAAAGTACCAAGTTCTTTGTGTGTAGAGGTAATGTGGGTGCCTCTGTGGAAGATGTAGTGAGGGCCCCAGTGCTAAAGCacacaaggaagttggcagaatggcatctagacattgaggaaattgatcctgaatggtggataccaatctcaacagtaagggaatggctggctgcGGAAATTGAAAACTGGAAGAACAAACTGCCATCAGGcttaggtggctatgtggacaacctcactcctgaggatGTCTATTACATGATCCTAGAACGCAAAATGAGCATAGAGGATCTACATGactggctcaaacaatgGGCCATGCAAGCAGCTCAGAATGACCTGAGCAGAAGTATATCCAACTTAGCAATCCATGAACCAAGTGATGAAGGAGGACATGAGTCTGACCTTGAAAGTAACAAGGCCATGAACAAATGGAATCCCTTGGATTATGCTGATGGAATGTGGTGA
- a CDS encoding Retrotransposable element Tf2 protein has translation MHISINLHENSAYIHYFFNLADSKVVTPLGHDTGKFLRALYQRLGVKPAFSSAYHPESDGQTERVNQFIEFYLQSYVAADHSDWTTWLPLAEYAYNNAKHTSAGKAPFELVYGRNLVMNPSNMPSNVPEADQVANTLAKEWKEAKAALRMSKERMTRDKGTTLEYSVGKKVWLDGKNVELRTNSNKLDPKQLGPFEITEKLSSHAYHLKLLETLKIHNMFYVGLLSKTHKSPNQLFPEHPPPETIEGEEEYKVEQIIDSKRQQGKWFYLIKWKGYGPEDNSWEPEELLKHSQEEISRFNKSQLKRLVIPPRAFKGGGNVITS, from the coding sequence atgcatatatccataaatcttcatgaaaatagcgcatatattcactatttcttcaacttagcggattctaaggtggtcacgcctctagggcatgacaccgGAAAGTTCCTGAGAGCACTCTACCAGCGGCTTGGGGTCAAACCAGCATTCTCCTCTGCATACCATCCTGAAtcagatggacaaacagaaagggtgaaccagtttattgaattctaccTCCAGTCCTATGTGGCCGCTGATCATTCAGACTGGACCACTTGGTTACCTttggcagaatatgcatacaataatgccaaacacACGTCTGCAGGAAAGGCCCCCTTTGAGTTGgtctatggaagaaatctggtaatgaacccatccaacATGCCATCCAATGTTCCAGAGGCAGACCAAGTAGCCAACACCCTGGCCAAGGagtggaaagaagccaaagcAGCCCTTaggatgagcaaggaaaggaTGACCAGAGACAAAGGAACAACCCTGGAATATTCAGTTGGCAAAAAAGTATGGCTAGACGGAAAAAATGTGGAACTCAGGACCAATTCTAATAAGTTGGATCCTAAACAACTAGGTCCCTTTGAAATCACAGAAAAGCTTTCCAGCCATGCCTACCACCTGAAACTCCTGGAAACTCTGAAAATTCACAACATGTTCTATGTAGGGTTGCTGTCTAAAACCCACAAATCCCCTAATCAGCTGTTCCCAGAACacccccctcctgaaacaatagaaggggaggaggagTACAAAGTAGAGCAAATTATTGATTCCAAAAGACAacagggaaaatggttctatttgatcaaatggaaaggatatggcccagaagacaactcatgggaacctgaAGAACTGCTGAAGCATAGTCAGGAAGAGATCAgccgcttcaacaagtcacaactaaaaaggcttgtgattccaccaagagcctttaagggggggggcaatgttataacctcctaa